A window from Macaca fascicularis isolate 582-1 chromosome 20, T2T-MFA8v1.1 encodes these proteins:
- the UBALD1 gene encoding UBA-like domain-containing protein 1 isoform X2 produces MSVNMDELKHQVMINQFVLTAGCAADQAKQLLQAAHWQFEMCTPANTPATPPNFPDALTMFSRLKASESFHSGGSGSPMAATATSPPPHFPHAATSSFAASSWPTAASPPGGPQHHQPQPPLWTPAPPSPASDWPPLAPQQATSEPRAHPAMEAER; encoded by the exons ATGTCCGTGAATATGGACGAGCTTAAGCACCAGGTCATGATCAACCAGTTCGTGCTGACGGCGGGCTGCGCGGCCGACCAGGCGAAGCAGCTGCTGCAGGCGGCCCACTGGCAGTTCGAG ATGTGCACCCCCGCCAATACCCCCGCTACACCCCCCAACTTCCCCGACGCTCTCACCATGTTCTCCCGTCTCAAGGCCTCCGAGAGCTTCCACAGCGGTGGCAGCGGCAGCCCGATGGCCGCAACAGCCACGTCACCCCCGCCACACTTCCCCCATGCCGCCACCAGCAGCTTTGCGGCCTCCAGCTGGCCCACGGCGGCCTCGCCCCCGGGGGGCCCACAGCACCACCAGCCACAGCCGCCCCTGTGGACTCCAGCACCCCCTTCTCCGGCTTCAGACTGGCCACCCCTGGCCCCGCAACAGGCCACCTCAGAACCCAGGGCCCACCCTGCCATGGAGGCAGAGAGATAA
- the UBALD1 gene encoding UBA-like domain-containing protein 1 isoform X1 — MSVNMDELKHQVMINQFVLTAGCAADQAKQLLQAAHWQFETALSAFFQETNIPYSHHHHQMMCTPANTPATPPNFPDALTMFSRLKASESFHSGGSGSPMAATATSPPPHFPHAATSSFAASSWPTAASPPGGPQHHQPQPPLWTPAPPSPASDWPPLAPQQATSEPRAHPAMEAER, encoded by the exons ATGTCCGTGAATATGGACGAGCTTAAGCACCAGGTCATGATCAACCAGTTCGTGCTGACGGCGGGCTGCGCGGCCGACCAGGCGAAGCAGCTGCTGCAGGCGGCCCACTGGCAGTTCGAG ACAGCCCTCAGCGCCTTTTTCCAGGAGACCAACATCCCCtacagccaccaccaccaccagatG ATGTGCACCCCCGCCAATACCCCCGCTACACCCCCCAACTTCCCCGACGCTCTCACCATGTTCTCCCGTCTCAAGGCCTCCGAGAGCTTCCACAGCGGTGGCAGCGGCAGCCCGATGGCCGCAACAGCCACGTCACCCCCGCCACACTTCCCCCATGCCGCCACCAGCAGCTTTGCGGCCTCCAGCTGGCCCACGGCGGCCTCGCCCCCGGGGGGCCCACAGCACCACCAGCCACAGCCGCCCCTGTGGACTCCAGCACCCCCTTCTCCGGCTTCAGACTGGCCACCCCTGGCCCCGCAACAGGCCACCTCAGAACCCAGGGCCCACCCTGCCATGGAGGCAGAGAGATAA